One stretch of Saccharomonospora xinjiangensis XJ-54 DNA includes these proteins:
- a CDS encoding alpha-amylase: MFQRVLAAIVLIAALLTPSLSAPPPADAAPPGERDVIATLFQWNWPSVAAACREQLGPDGYGAVQVSPSAEHVVLGAEGYPWWQDYQPVSYRIDSTRRGTRAEFADMVRTCHDAGVKVYVDAVVNHMTGQETCGTGSAGSAYCHYTYDQAGYGYDDFHHCGRNGNDDIVNYRDRYEVQNCELVNLADLDTGSDRVRDRIAAYLNDLLSLGVDGFRIDAAKHMPSEDVGALVSRLDRPAYVYQEVLYGDGEPITPEEYLGNGDVYDQRYARDLARIFNSERLAYLREFGTAVPSEQVVVFIDNHDSQRGGGTLTYRDGSRYSLANAFMLAWPVGTPKVMSGYTFDDYDAGPPSDAAGNTADADCGSAAWQCEHDWLPIRNMVAFHNEVRGEPVVRWWDNGGDTIAFGRGGKGYVVLNDESSAVTGRSFHTALPEGTYCDVLHGDVADGGCTGPAYRVNADGWFRADIGAHDGVALHTGARIG; encoded by the coding sequence ATGTTCCAACGTGTCCTCGCCGCGATCGTGCTGATCGCCGCGTTGCTCACCCCGTCGCTGTCAGCCCCGCCACCGGCCGACGCAGCCCCGCCAGGAGAGCGCGACGTCATCGCCACGTTGTTCCAGTGGAATTGGCCCAGCGTCGCCGCGGCCTGCCGCGAACAGCTCGGCCCCGACGGCTACGGCGCCGTTCAGGTGTCGCCGTCGGCCGAGCACGTCGTGCTCGGCGCCGAAGGCTACCCGTGGTGGCAGGACTACCAGCCCGTGTCGTATCGCATCGACTCAACGAGGCGGGGCACCCGCGCCGAGTTCGCCGACATGGTGCGCACCTGCCACGACGCCGGAGTCAAGGTCTACGTTGACGCCGTCGTCAACCACATGACCGGCCAGGAGACCTGCGGCACCGGCAGCGCGGGCTCGGCGTACTGCCACTACACCTACGACCAGGCCGGATACGGCTACGACGACTTCCACCACTGCGGTCGCAACGGCAACGACGACATCGTCAACTACCGCGACCGCTACGAGGTCCAGAACTGTGAGCTGGTGAACCTCGCCGACCTCGACACCGGCTCCGACCGCGTCCGTGACCGGATCGCCGCCTACCTCAACGACCTGCTCTCGCTCGGCGTTGACGGGTTCCGCATCGACGCGGCCAAGCACATGCCGTCCGAGGATGTCGGCGCACTGGTGAGCAGGCTCGACCGGCCGGCCTACGTCTATCAGGAGGTGCTCTACGGCGACGGCGAGCCGATCACCCCGGAGGAGTATCTCGGCAACGGCGACGTCTACGACCAGCGTTACGCCCGCGACCTCGCGCGGATCTTCAACTCCGAGCGGCTCGCGTACTTGCGTGAGTTCGGCACCGCTGTGCCGTCGGAGCAGGTGGTCGTGTTCATCGACAACCACGACAGCCAGCGCGGCGGCGGAACCCTCACTTACCGCGACGGCTCGCGGTACTCGCTGGCCAACGCCTTCATGCTGGCCTGGCCCGTCGGCACGCCCAAGGTGATGAGCGGCTACACGTTCGACGACTACGACGCAGGACCCCCGAGCGATGCGGCAGGCAACACCGCCGACGCGGACTGCGGCTCGGCGGCGTGGCAGTGCGAGCACGACTGGCTGCCCATCCGCAACATGGTCGCCTTCCACAACGAGGTACGCGGCGAGCCCGTGGTGCGCTGGTGGGACAACGGAGGCGACACCATCGCATTCGGGAGGGGCGGCAAGGGCTACGTCGTCCTCAACGACGAGTCGTCGGCGGTGACCGGACGCTCCTTCCACACGGCGTTGCCCGAGGGCACGTACTGCGACGTGCTGCACGGTGACGTCGCCGACGGCGGCTGCACAGGACCGGCATACCGGGTGAACGCCGACGGCTGGTTCCGCGCCGACATCGGTGCCCACGACGGCGTGGCGCTGCACACGGGAGCCCGAATCGGCTGA
- a CDS encoding DEAD/DEAH box helicase: protein MSSALDRLHPAVVHHLVNTLGWRSLRPLQQQAVAPVLEGHDALLLAPTAGGKTEAACFPVLSAMEQHGWTGLSVLYVCPLKALLNNLHPRLSSYAAWLGRRAALWHGDVTAAARRRILADPPDILLTTPESVEAMLVSTKVDHRRLFGGLRTIVVDEVHAFAGDDRGWHLLAVLERLTALAGRPIQRIGLSATVGNPGELLSWLQGSGRGARPATVVAPAVEAASTTPQGDIELDYVGSVDNAATVISALHRGEKRLVFCDSRRLVEQLGAALRARGVTTFLSHASLSVDERRRAEAAFAEARDCVIVATSTLELGIDVGDLDRVIQLDAPTTVASFLQRLGRTGRRAGSVRNCLFLALRTDSLLWAAALLTLWGRGYVEPVEAPPEPRHIIAQQVLALCLQEHTVGSRLWAKAWNGLTPFDSGAEPIVRYLIEHGYLDRDGELLFIGPEAERRFGRRNFLDMTAVFTAPPQFTVLAGREEIGQTDPALLTEQVEGPRVLLLGGRSWKVTWIDWKRRRCFVEETDLRGKARWQSSGAGGRSAALARAARDVLLGADPPVRLTRRASRGLDELRDQRGSTVHPGGLVVTRGGASGTDVRWWTWAGHKANATLAASLGDAVEGRFDDVSLRLPDAVTPALLRAVRDGAAGRLCLPEVDERALAGLKFSAALPPPLAEATLAARLADLGTAARVLAEPVRFTTVG from the coding sequence GTGAGCTCGGCGCTGGACCGCCTGCATCCCGCGGTGGTGCACCACCTGGTCAACACCCTGGGCTGGCGGTCACTGCGCCCCCTGCAACAGCAGGCCGTCGCGCCCGTGCTCGAAGGCCACGACGCGCTGCTGCTCGCCCCCACCGCGGGCGGCAAAACCGAGGCCGCGTGCTTTCCCGTGCTCTCCGCGATGGAACAGCACGGCTGGACCGGGCTCTCGGTGCTGTATGTGTGCCCGCTGAAGGCGCTGCTCAACAACCTGCACCCGCGCCTGAGCAGCTACGCCGCCTGGCTGGGCCGCAGGGCCGCACTCTGGCACGGCGACGTGACGGCGGCAGCGCGGCGACGCATCCTCGCCGACCCGCCCGACATCCTGCTGACCACGCCCGAGTCGGTGGAAGCCATGCTCGTGAGCACGAAGGTCGATCATCGGCGGCTGTTCGGCGGGCTGCGCACGATCGTCGTGGACGAGGTCCACGCCTTCGCCGGTGACGACCGGGGCTGGCACCTGCTGGCCGTCCTCGAACGGCTCACCGCGCTCGCGGGGCGGCCCATCCAGCGCATCGGCCTCTCGGCCACGGTCGGCAACCCGGGCGAATTGCTGTCCTGGCTGCAAGGCTCCGGGCGGGGTGCTCGGCCAGCCACGGTGGTCGCGCCCGCAGTGGAGGCCGCGAGCACGACACCGCAGGGCGACATCGAACTGGACTACGTCGGCTCCGTGGACAACGCGGCCACGGTGATCTCGGCACTGCACCGGGGTGAGAAACGGCTCGTGTTCTGCGACTCCCGCAGGCTCGTCGAGCAGCTCGGGGCCGCGCTGCGGGCACGCGGGGTCACCACGTTCCTCTCGCACGCCTCGCTGTCGGTGGACGAACGCCGCCGCGCCGAGGCGGCCTTCGCCGAGGCCCGCGACTGCGTCATCGTCGCCACGTCCACATTGGAACTCGGCATCGACGTCGGCGACCTCGACCGGGTCATCCAGCTCGACGCGCCCACCACCGTGGCGTCGTTTTTGCAACGACTCGGCCGCACAGGGCGGCGCGCCGGCAGCGTGCGCAACTGCCTGTTCCTCGCGCTGCGCACGGACTCGCTGCTGTGGGCGGCGGCGCTGCTCACGCTGTGGGGTCGCGGCTACGTCGAACCCGTCGAGGCGCCGCCCGAGCCGAGGCACATCATCGCCCAGCAGGTGCTGGCACTGTGCTTGCAAGAACACACCGTGGGTAGCCGGTTGTGGGCGAAGGCGTGGAACGGGCTCACGCCGTTCGACTCCGGCGCGGAACCCATCGTGCGATACCTGATCGAACACGGCTACCTGGACCGTGACGGCGAACTGCTGTTCATCGGCCCCGAGGCCGAACGCCGGTTCGGGCGGCGCAACTTCCTGGACATGACGGCCGTGTTCACCGCGCCGCCACAGTTCACCGTGCTCGCCGGGCGCGAGGAGATCGGGCAGACCGACCCTGCGCTGCTCACCGAGCAGGTCGAGGGCCCGCGCGTGCTGCTGCTCGGCGGCCGGAGCTGGAAGGTGACCTGGATCGACTGGAAGCGTCGCCGCTGCTTCGTCGAGGAGACCGACCTGCGTGGCAAAGCACGCTGGCAGTCGTCCGGCGCGGGCGGAAGGAGCGCGGCGCTCGCGCGGGCCGCGCGGGACGTGCTGCTCGGGGCCGACCCGCCCGTGCGGCTGACGCGGCGGGCGAGCCGGGGACTGGACGAACTACGCGACCAACGCGGCTCCACCGTCCATCCCGGTGGCCTGGTGGTGACACGTGGCGGTGCTTCCGGCACGGACGTGCGCTGGTGGACGTGGGCTGGGCACAAGGCCAACGCGACCCTCGCCGCTTCACTTGGCGACGCGGTCGAGGGCCGGTTCGACGACGTGTCGCTGCGGCTGCCGGACGCGGTCACCCCGGCGCTGTTGCGGGCGGTCAGGGACGGCGCCGCCGGCCGGTTGTGTCTGCCCGAGGTGGACGAGCGGGCGCTCGCCGGACTGAAGTTCAGCGCCGCCCTCCCGCCGCCGCTCGCCGAGGCGACCCTGGCCGCGCGTCTGGCCGATCTCGGCACAGCCGCGCGAGTGCTGGCCGAACCGGTGCGCTTCACGACCGTCGGCTGA
- the brxD gene encoding BREX system ATP-binding protein BrxD, with protein MAGAVSEARRRDVINALRRGTVPQTGLDLLAVGLDRFGTAMDDDLATVARGGAAFHAVRGEYGSGKTFFARWLAERAKRKGLATSEIQISETETPLHRLETVYRRLTERLSTATHQPSALRAVVDSWLYTLEEHVLDAGEVTEDHEEAFAAAVDTLAEQRLADVARTTPAFASALRGYRRALADGDTGTAEALIAWLGGQKSVAASARRVAGVRGDLDHFGALGFLQGLLTVLRDCGHPGLLLVLDETETLQRVRGDVREKGLNALRQLIDEIDAGRFPGLFLVLTGTPAFFDGQQGVQRLPPLAQRLATDFSTDARFDSPRAVQLRLPGFDLERLGELGRTVRDLYAGTARHPERVRAVVDNTYLAVLAEALTGELGGKVGIAPRLFLRKLVADVLDRVDDFADFDPRRDYPITVTDAELTDVERNAVAGGSVGSAGSGGSTGDAGTADEIDLELP; from the coding sequence ATGGCAGGCGCCGTGAGCGAGGCGCGCAGGCGGGACGTGATCAACGCGCTGCGCCGGGGAACCGTGCCGCAGACCGGTCTCGACCTGCTCGCGGTGGGACTCGACCGGTTCGGCACCGCCATGGACGACGACCTCGCCACCGTCGCCAGGGGAGGAGCCGCCTTCCACGCCGTGCGCGGCGAGTACGGGTCGGGCAAGACGTTCTTCGCGCGCTGGCTCGCCGAACGCGCCAAGCGCAAGGGCCTGGCGACCTCCGAGATCCAGATCTCCGAGACCGAAACCCCGCTGCACCGGCTGGAAACGGTCTACCGCAGGCTCACCGAACGCCTGAGCACCGCGACCCACCAGCCGAGCGCCCTGCGCGCCGTGGTCGATTCCTGGCTCTACACGCTCGAAGAACACGTGCTCGACGCCGGGGAGGTCACCGAAGACCACGAGGAGGCGTTCGCCGCCGCTGTGGACACGCTCGCCGAGCAGCGCCTCGCCGACGTGGCCCGCACGACACCCGCGTTCGCCTCGGCGCTGCGCGGCTACCGGCGGGCACTCGCCGACGGCGACACCGGCACAGCCGAGGCGCTCATCGCCTGGCTCGGCGGCCAGAAATCCGTCGCCGCCTCCGCCCGGCGCGTGGCAGGCGTGCGCGGGGACCTCGACCACTTCGGCGCACTCGGATTCCTGCAAGGTCTGCTCACCGTGCTGCGCGACTGCGGACACCCCGGCCTGCTGCTCGTGCTCGACGAAACCGAAACGCTGCAACGGGTGCGCGGCGACGTGCGGGAGAAGGGCCTCAACGCGCTGCGCCAGCTCATCGACGAGATCGACGCGGGCCGCTTCCCCGGCCTGTTCCTCGTCCTCACCGGCACACCCGCGTTCTTCGACGGGCAACAAGGCGTGCAGCGGCTGCCGCCGCTGGCGCAGCGCCTCGCCACCGACTTCTCCACCGACGCCCGCTTCGACTCACCCCGGGCCGTGCAGCTGCGGCTCCCCGGCTTCGACCTTGAGCGGCTCGGCGAACTCGGCCGCACCGTGCGCGACCTCTACGCGGGCACGGCACGTCACCCCGAGCGGGTGCGCGCGGTGGTGGACAACACCTACCTCGCCGTGCTGGCGGAGGCGCTCACCGGCGAACTCGGCGGGAAGGTCGGCATCGCGCCACGGCTTTTCCTGCGCAAACTCGTCGCCGACGTGCTCGACAGGGTGGATGACTTCGCCGACTTCGACCCGCGCCGCGACTACCCGATCACCGTCACCGACGCCGAACTCACCGACGTCGAACGCAACGCCGTCGCGGGCGGCAGTGTCGGCAGTGCCGGCAGCGGCGGTAGTACTGGTGATGCCGGCACGGCTGACGAGATCGACCTGGAACTGCCGTGA
- the pglZ gene encoding BREX-2 system phosphatase PglZ, producing MSAAPDIDRRMLEALVEHWLPEAGERQLLLVHGRYTEGADRSFPVKTSERRCRVHVADQHSLLGALEAWQEHQSSHADDPDALLVVTTSVADQQFGWDLLAYAVQRRVLSVDRAEIVARRFGARDVDPRIRQEPWLIDALLDAEPAEGWPRTASVLTRDRAIQALISVRLGRAALGDDAVDIGTLLDFSLDPAGTTRFAALPDAERDGLTDWLTHTVGDAAGLLLRLAAEGRAADAMPLGVVGTAAVGETASTSAALAFGGLLGGVRPEQLIAFTEAVEGALERWVSEAESGGRHSRAARDRVLAVTRRAEELATRAGLTADLAGNRFLPSAFTARLHSVATALTAALDGAGLDAAENALVALREHHLARLEDERMRAVDLAVRVVRWLTLPLREPASVADGITTYSTEWAWVDRALTTLWAGDPAGDPVLGRAFELVFRAARQRRDALDAAFAAHLPRWTTRAGVHDTGGCLLIEQVLDEVAMPLARQSAPVIVVLDGMSAAVAAELAEQLAENAWLEVSPREHRIAAVSAIPSVTRASRPSLLAGTLTAGDQTVERDGFARFWKGPGRSGQLFHKADIGGDAGHRLSDRLLEALSDETVAVAVVLNTIDAALDHGREGDRTGWRLHDITYLPELLDAARNYGRPVVLASDHGHVLDRADGPPVPGAGAESARWRTGEPGDGEIALRGPRVLLGGGTVVVPWREDIRYTHRKAGYHGGAALAELTVPVLVVLPSLHRLPPGWTVLAADRVAPAWWHRRAEQAPAPASVPVSSERAPRAVPPIVASPRVVSQLDPHEMSLFAVDAPEESAKPGESLGERVVASEVYAGQKAFLPKAPDRKAVAAVIDALVESGNRLPLTTVATLTGRTVTRAAVLTTTLQRLLNVDGYPVLSMDGGQWLTLDVETLCLQFGVERD from the coding sequence ATGAGCGCGGCACCCGACATCGACCGGCGCATGCTCGAAGCGCTGGTGGAGCACTGGCTGCCCGAAGCAGGGGAGCGACAGCTGTTGCTCGTGCACGGCCGCTACACCGAGGGCGCCGACAGGTCGTTCCCGGTGAAGACCAGCGAGCGCCGCTGCCGAGTCCACGTCGCCGACCAGCACTCGCTGCTCGGGGCCCTCGAAGCCTGGCAGGAACACCAGAGCAGCCACGCCGACGACCCCGACGCGCTGCTCGTGGTCACCACCAGCGTCGCCGACCAGCAATTCGGCTGGGACCTGCTCGCCTACGCCGTGCAGCGGCGGGTGCTGTCGGTGGATCGGGCGGAGATCGTGGCCCGGCGCTTCGGGGCGAGAGACGTCGATCCCCGCATCCGGCAGGAACCGTGGCTGATCGACGCCCTGCTGGACGCCGAACCCGCCGAAGGCTGGCCACGCACCGCGTCGGTGCTCACCCGCGACCGCGCGATCCAGGCACTGATCAGCGTGCGGCTCGGCAGGGCCGCCCTCGGCGACGACGCCGTGGACATCGGCACCCTGCTCGACTTCTCCCTCGACCCGGCTGGCACCACCCGGTTCGCCGCGCTGCCGGACGCCGAACGAGACGGGCTCACCGACTGGCTCACCCACACCGTCGGCGACGCGGCGGGGCTGCTGCTGCGCCTCGCCGCCGAAGGGCGTGCGGCCGACGCCATGCCGCTTGGGGTGGTGGGCACCGCCGCCGTCGGCGAGACGGCGTCCACCTCGGCGGCGCTGGCCTTCGGCGGCCTGCTCGGCGGAGTGCGGCCCGAACAGCTCATCGCGTTCACCGAGGCGGTGGAGGGGGCGCTCGAACGCTGGGTCAGCGAGGCCGAGTCCGGGGGCAGGCACAGCCGCGCCGCGCGGGACAGGGTGCTCGCGGTGACCCGCAGAGCGGAGGAGTTGGCCACCCGCGCCGGGCTGACCGCCGACCTGGCAGGCAACCGGTTCCTGCCGTCGGCGTTCACCGCCCGCCTGCACAGTGTCGCCACCGCGCTCACCGCGGCCCTCGACGGCGCGGGGCTCGACGCGGCCGAGAACGCACTCGTGGCCCTGCGCGAACACCACCTCGCCAGGCTGGAGGACGAGCGGATGCGGGCGGTGGACCTGGCCGTGCGGGTCGTCCGCTGGCTCACGTTGCCGCTGCGCGAACCCGCGTCGGTGGCCGACGGCATCACCACCTACAGCACGGAATGGGCGTGGGTGGACCGGGCGCTGACCACACTGTGGGCGGGCGACCCCGCTGGTGATCCGGTGCTGGGGCGGGCGTTCGAGCTGGTGTTCCGCGCGGCCCGCCAGCGGCGGGACGCCCTCGACGCGGCGTTCGCGGCGCACCTGCCGAGGTGGACGACCCGCGCGGGCGTGCACGACACGGGAGGGTGCCTGCTCATCGAGCAGGTGCTCGACGAGGTGGCGATGCCACTGGCCCGCCAGAGCGCACCCGTGATCGTCGTGCTCGACGGCATGAGCGCGGCCGTCGCCGCCGAACTCGCCGAGCAACTCGCCGAGAACGCATGGCTGGAGGTGTCGCCGCGCGAGCACCGGATCGCCGCGGTGTCGGCCATTCCCTCCGTGACCCGCGCCAGCCGCCCCAGCCTGCTCGCAGGCACCCTCACCGCAGGCGACCAGACGGTGGAGCGCGACGGGTTCGCCCGGTTCTGGAAGGGCCCGGGACGGTCGGGGCAGCTCTTCCACAAGGCCGACATCGGCGGCGACGCCGGACACCGGCTGTCGGACCGGCTGCTGGAAGCGTTGTCCGACGAAACGGTGGCGGTCGCCGTGGTGCTGAACACCATCGACGCCGCACTCGACCACGGCAGGGAAGGCGACCGCACCGGCTGGCGACTTCACGACATCACCTACCTTCCCGAACTGCTCGACGCCGCCCGCAACTACGGGCGGCCCGTGGTGCTCGCCTCCGACCACGGCCACGTGCTCGACAGGGCGGACGGCCCGCCCGTGCCCGGAGCCGGTGCCGAGTCGGCGCGCTGGCGAACCGGCGAGCCCGGCGACGGTGAGATCGCGCTGCGCGGCCCCCGCGTCCTCCTCGGCGGCGGCACCGTGGTGGTGCCGTGGCGGGAGGACATCCGCTACACGCATCGCAAGGCCGGCTACCACGGCGGCGCGGCGCTGGCCGAGCTGACGGTGCCCGTGCTGGTGGTGCTGCCGTCGCTCCACCGGCTGCCACCCGGCTGGACCGTGCTCGCCGCCGACCGGGTCGCACCGGCGTGGTGGCATCGACGTGCCGAGCAGGCTCCGGCTCCTGCTTCTGTTCCAGTTTCGTCCGAGCGGGCGCCGCGCGCGGTGCCGCCGATTGTGGCGTCGCCGCGTGTGGTGTCGCAGCTCGATCCGCACGAGATGTCACTGTTCGCCGTGGACGCGCCGGAGGAGTCCGCGAAACCCGGCGAGTCGCTGGGGGAGCGGGTCGTGGCCAGCGAGGTGTATGCGGGGCAGAAGGCGTTCCTGCCCAAGGCCCCCGACCGCAAGGCGGTGGCCGCGGTCATCGACGCGCTCGTGGAGTCAGGCAACCGGCTACCACTCACCACCGTCGCCACGCTGACGGGCCGGACGGTGACCAGGGCGGCGGTGCTCACCACCACGTTGCAGCGACTGCTCAATGTGGACGGATATCCCGTGCTGTCCATGGACGGTGGGCAGTGGCTGACGCTCGACGTGGAGACCCTGTGCTTGCAGTTCGGAGTGGAGCGTGACTGA